From Balaenoptera acutorostrata chromosome 8, mBalAcu1.1, whole genome shotgun sequence, the proteins below share one genomic window:
- the FAM124B gene encoding protein FAM124B — MDETREPLAMTVHLLANSGHGSLLQQTLDQLLDCICPEVRVFLVSERVSPVKYYDKCHSKRSRFPGMSVLLFLHERLGEERLLRVLDSLQHWPWQCYPTQNAQGRPCPYILANQEFYSLDNQMPVWGVRQVHCGTEVLRVTLYCSFDNYEDAIGLYEMILQREATLQKSNFCFFALYSTESFALQLSLKQLPPGVSVDPKEASVLQFKVQEIGQLVPLLPHPCVPISHTRWQTQDYDGNKILLQVQLNPGLGVRNGELAFLNGTSGADTLPQGSRLTPVSAIRTLEPRSRRSRGRRFKVGSVERPEPGGRTASDSASGTSWKSPGRSAQPSSPATDSQLPLPSLHLEPGARIKVLRRENSFEKQEAETNVDTGFTVVSSGPRQSFLSRFPRDLWTHQPPSCLSTSSLGAAASKNNRIFKESIHPLSLAGQRDLCTRTTLSKCPLPLPAQGEEKEAEEFFI; from the exons ATGGACGAGACACGGGAGCCTCTGGCCATGACTGTCCACCTCCTGGCCAACTCCGGGCATGGCTCGCTTCTGCAGCAAACCCTGGACCAGCTCCTGGACTGCATTTGCCCAGAGGTCCGTGTCTTTCTGGTGTCTGAGCGGGTCAGTCCAGTGAAATACTATGACAAATGCCACTCCAAGCGGTCCCGCTTCCCGGGGATGTCTGTTCTGCTCTTCCTGCATGAACGCCTCGGAGAGGAGCGACTACTTCGCGTTCTTGACTCCCTACAGCATTGGCCGTGGCAGTGCTACCCCACCCAGAATGCGCAGGGAAGACCGTGCCCCTATATTCTTGCCAATCAGGAATTCTATAGTCTGGACAACCAGATGCCCGTCTGGGGCGTGAGGCAGGTGCACTGTGGCACCGAGGTCCTGAGAGTGACGCTCTACTGCAGCTTTGATAACTACGAGGATGCCATTGGGCTCTATGAGATGATCCTGCAGAGGGAAGCCACCTTGCAGAAGAGCAACTTCTGTTTCTTCGCGCTCTACTCCACCGAGAGCTTTGCCCTGCAGCTCTCCCTGAAGCAGCTGCCCCCTGGAGTGTCGGTGGACCCCAAAGAGGCTTCAGTGTTGCAGTTCAAGGTTCAAGAGATTGGCCAGTTAGTGCCTCTTCTACCCCATCCGTGTGTCCCCATCAGCCATACCCGGTGGCAAACACAGGACTATGACGGCAACAAGATTCTCCTTCAG GTCCAGTTGAATCCAGGACTTGGTGTTAGGAATGGTGAGCTTGCCTTTCTGAATGGCACCTCGGGAGCCGACACGCTCCCCCAGGGCTCCAGGCTGACCCCTGTCTCTGCGATTAGGACCCTAGAGCCGAGAAGCCGAAGGAGCCGGGGCAGGAGGTTCAAGGTGGGGTCCGTGGAGCGGCCTGAGCCTGGTGGGCGGACAGCGTCAGACAGCGCTAGTGGCACTTCGTGGAAAAGCCCTGGccgctcagcccagcccagcagccCAGCTACGGACTCCCAGCTGCCTCTGCCTTCTCTCCACCTCGAACCCGGGGCCAGAATAAAGGTCCTCAGACGGGAAAACAGCTTTGAGAAGCAAGAGGCAGAGACGAATGTTGACACAGGATTCACCGTGGTCAGCTCTGGACCCAGGCAATCTTTTCTGAGCAGATTTCCACGGGATCTTTGGACCCACCAGCCACCATCCTGCTTGTCAACCTCTTCCTTAGGGGCAGCTgcttccaaaaacaacagaatcttTAAGGAAAGCATTCATCCTCTGTCACTTGCTGGCCAAAGGGACCTTTGTACCAGGACGACACTCTCAAAATGCCCCCTTCCTCTGCCAGCCCAGggtgaagaaaaagaagcagaagaattctttatatag